One part of the Mariniflexile litorale genome encodes these proteins:
- a CDS encoding potassium transporter TrkG gives MKRESLLNYIYRFFDIIVLLFIVFDLGYDFADNFTSAHVASLLVLLFFLLFFNAVKFFVYKFKKGKNVAFVNMVIIAVLLVASLIVSLFHLSHDYHYILQRIKPILEGGLILYFLLRLFVLVRHIYDVYFNPAIVFVGSFVILALAGAFLLMLPSATTHGISFTNALFTATSSVCVTGLAVVDTSADFTVMGQSIILVLIQLGGIGILTFTSFFAFFFRGSSSFKEGLNTKDFLAHEGLKDVFRVALNVVVFTLAVEIVGALFIYFSITTNQSIDNRFFFSIFHSISAFCNAGFSIFSSGLFDESIRFNYFFQWIIMILIIFGGLGHHIIFNFYKYIKTYVLELFNKKIIHKRVSIITLNSKIVIYTTAILLFVGWIFLFISEYSNTLLEHTTLFGKITNAAFNSVTPRTAGFNVVDYSQMTVPSLLFIIFLMWIGASPASTGGGIKTSTFALATLNIFAIARGKSRIEIFGRRFSAESTSRAFAILCISLIIIGTAIMSLLILEPKDTPLLTVVFECFSAYSTVGLSLNFTPTLTEASKYIIIAVMFIGRIGMLNLMIGLLRQINHQFYEYPKENILIN, from the coding sequence ATGAAAAGAGAATCTTTACTCAATTATATTTATCGTTTTTTTGATATTATTGTTCTTTTATTCATTGTTTTCGATTTAGGCTATGATTTTGCCGATAATTTCACCTCAGCACATGTAGCCAGCTTGTTGGTTCTCTTATTTTTTCTATTGTTTTTCAATGCCGTTAAATTTTTTGTTTATAAGTTCAAAAAAGGCAAAAATGTCGCTTTTGTGAACATGGTTATAATCGCTGTGTTACTAGTGGCTTCACTTATTGTATCATTATTCCACTTAAGCCATGATTATCATTACATTCTACAAAGAATAAAACCCATTCTTGAAGGCGGATTAATTCTTTATTTTTTATTAAGACTCTTTGTTTTAGTAAGACACATTTATGATGTATATTTTAATCCTGCCATTGTATTTGTAGGCAGTTTTGTGATTTTAGCTTTAGCTGGTGCATTTCTACTTATGTTACCCAGCGCAACAACCCATGGCATTAGCTTTACTAACGCCTTATTTACAGCAACCAGTAGTGTGTGTGTAACGGGTTTAGCAGTTGTAGATACTAGTGCAGACTTTACCGTTATGGGGCAATCTATTATTTTAGTCTTAATACAGTTAGGTGGTATTGGTATTTTAACTTTCACATCGTTCTTTGCTTTTTTCTTTAGAGGAAGTTCATCTTTTAAAGAAGGACTAAATACCAAAGATTTTTTAGCGCATGAAGGTTTGAAAGATGTTTTTAGAGTCGCACTAAACGTCGTGGTATTTACGCTTGCTGTCGAAATTGTTGGTGCTTTATTCATCTATTTTTCAATAACAACCAATCAGAGTATCGATAATCGTTTTTTCTTTTCTATTTTTCATTCAATCTCAGCGTTTTGTAATGCTGGATTCTCTATATTTTCATCTGGATTATTTGACGAAAGTATTCGTTTTAATTACTTCTTTCAATGGATTATTATGATTCTTATTATTTTTGGCGGACTAGGCCATCACATCATATTCAATTTTTATAAATATATAAAAACCTATGTTTTAGAATTATTCAATAAAAAAATAATCCATAAACGTGTATCTATAATAACTCTTAATTCTAAAATAGTTATTTATACTACGGCCATATTATTGTTTGTTGGATGGATTTTCTTGTTTATTTCAGAATACAGTAATACCTTGTTAGAACATACTACCCTTTTTGGAAAAATCACAAATGCTGCCTTTAACTCGGTAACACCAAGAACCGCAGGTTTTAACGTGGTAGATTATAGTCAAATGACGGTGCCTTCATTATTATTTATTATATTTTTAATGTGGATTGGTGCATCGCCTGCCTCAACTGGTGGTGGTATAAAAACGAGTACCTTTGCATTGGCTACTTTAAACATATTTGCCATTGCGAGAGGAAAAAGTAGAATAGAAATTTTTGGAAGACGCTTTTCAGCAGAATCTACCTCCAGAGCCTTTGCTATTTTATGTATTTCACTTATCATAATTGGCACAGCCATTATGAGTTTGTTAATTTTAGAACCCAAAGACACACCCCTATTAACGGTGGTTTTTGAATGTTTTTCGGCATATAGTACTGTTGGTTTAAGTTTGAATTTTACACCCACACTTACCGAAGCTAGTAAATACATTATAATAGCCGTTATGTTTATTGGTAGAATAGGAATGCTCAATTTAATGATTGGTTTATTGCGTCAAATCAACCATCAATTCTATGAGTATCCAAAAGAAAATATTTTAATTAACTAA
- a CDS encoding TrkA family potassium uptake protein, producing the protein MKIIVFGLGNFGMSLCFSLTETGNEVIAIDKQMDKINLVKDKISHAICMDSTNELAYEAVPLKDADKVIVAIGENEGAAIITAAIIKKLCDVKIISRALSPIHDTVLDAMGIHSIVHPEQDSADRLTKQINFKSTLENYQLDNNYTISEVKAKKEFYGKTLHELDSIDKYSLTLITIIREFEKKNLIGKKTIVKETLGRTSPETVILNNDILVVYGNNKDIENYCMGEEEYDLRNKNI; encoded by the coding sequence ATGAAAATAATTGTTTTCGGACTTGGAAATTTTGGAATGTCGTTATGTTTTAGTCTTACTGAAACTGGCAACGAGGTTATAGCTATAGATAAACAAATGGACAAAATTAATCTTGTAAAAGATAAAATTTCACATGCCATTTGTATGGATTCTACAAACGAATTGGCTTATGAAGCGGTTCCTTTAAAAGATGCCGATAAGGTTATTGTTGCTATAGGCGAAAACGAAGGAGCTGCTATTATTACCGCTGCTATTATTAAAAAGCTATGCGATGTTAAAATTATCAGTCGAGCCTTATCGCCCATACACGATACCGTTTTGGATGCTATGGGTATACATAGTATTGTACATCCAGAACAAGATTCGGCGGACAGACTTACAAAACAAATTAACTTTAAATCTACGCTAGAAAACTATCAGCTAGATAATAATTATACCATTTCAGAAGTAAAAGCTAAAAAAGAGTTTTACGGTAAAACATTACACGAATTAGATTCTATAGATAAATACAGTCTCACTTTAATTACCATTATTCGTGAATTTGAAAAGAAAAATTTAATAGGAAAGAAAACAATTGTTAAAGAAACCTTAGGTCGCACCTCACCCGAAACCGTTATTTTAAACAATGATATTTTAGTAGTTTACGGTAATAATAAAGATATTGAAAACTACTGCATGGGAGAAGAAGAATACGATTTAAGAAATAAGAATATTTAA